A single genomic interval of Eriocheir sinensis breed Jianghai 21 chromosome 33, ASM2467909v1, whole genome shotgun sequence harbors:
- the LOC127006620 gene encoding HEAT repeat-containing protein 3-like isoform X2: MGKIKQRRQLGQRYDPTGVSRRREDRAEGQTQSPSAGLRLVEEKITSVLAEERVCGLNTLASLALEEQGPACVVKTQLVAKASALLKDPSVEVRLAAAGALRNISAGGSDEVVEAMVQQEVLGPLADLLGDYRESWSSATTDLGQEASRDVDPMSNTFVHATHLLWNLCECSEEAMNVFNKEGLVHVLLRHLDPAVWGHTMALAVAECLLCVSENNPSAESVLLPVAEDLVGFISRPKEQPTDLHFATTVIGTLLNINYCTSGSNNFQLVLKVLATMLEPDPLPLVTQYASDSSGCGGTHLSMTPQELEHLILGQQLALEILSNICCPEGEQKDFTYDHDEDDWDECEDVPSGDEEEGMCEGEPMEDDASKSTLAPEVHEGISHFNLFEKTLKKVEFPEENVLQALPTLKFGPSLLTKLGVLRTRALLCLQNMSSALELKELGGAELLYSTWVKLAITVFQNTCPETELLEAATGAMRAIIDRLRQDQCDILASISQDELKSIFQAGVSCPIATVRANVTRMVGALGCLLVTQTPEKSVSSGSVFEVLNTTTEFLFKVGAHDAELWVSAEALDVIIDMYSDDKTDRLAHLVHLIDRLRGIQPGFKAKHHQQRKRLGDHRALVLTVRDNLGGFIKYKGPRAGKFSKT, from the exons ATAACAAGTGTACTGGCTGAGGAGCGTGTGTGTGGCCTCAACACACTAGCGTCTCTTGCCCTGGAGGAGCAGGGCCCAGCCTGTGTGGTCAAAACACAGCTGGTGGCCAAGGCATCAGCCCTCCTCAAGGACCCGAGTGTAGAAGTCAGACTGGCAGCAGCTGGAGCCCTTCG GAACATCAGTGCTGGTGGGTCTGACGAGGTGGTGGAAGCAATGGTGCAGCAGGAGGTGTTGGGGCCACTGGCAGACTTGCTGGGTGACTACCGAGAGTCCTGGAGCTCTGCAACCACTGACCTGGGGCAGGAGGCATCACGAGATGTTGATCCCATGAGCAACACTTTCGTGCATGCCACTCACCTCCTCTGGAACCTGTG TGAGTGCAGTGAGGAAGCCATGAATGTATTCAACAAAGAGGGTTTGGTCCACGTCCTCCTGCGCCACCTTGACCCAGCCGTCTGGGGCCACACTATGGCTCTGGCAGTGGCTGAGTGTCTCCTGTGTGTGTCAGAGAACAACCCCAGTGCTGAATCAGTGTTGCTCCCTGTGGCAGAAGACCTCGTGGGCTTCATCTCCCGTCCCAAGGAGCAACCCACTGACTTGCATTTTGCTACCACAGTCATAG GAACACTGTTGAACATCAACTACTGTACTTCTGGGAGCAACAACTTCCAGCTGGTGTTGAAGGTGCTGGCCACTATGCTTGAGCCAGACCCACTGCCTCTGGTGACCCAGTATGCCAGTGACTCATCAGGCTGTGGTGGCACCCATCTCTCTATGACTCCACAGGAACTTGAACATCTCATTCTGGGGCAGCAGTTAGCACTTGAAATATTATCCAACATTTGCTGTCCAGAGGGTGAGCAAAAAGACTTCACTTATGATCATG ATGAGGATGACTGGGATGAATGTGAAGATGTGCCGtcaggagatgaagaggaaggaatgtgtgAAGGGGAGCCCATGGAGGATGACGCGTCTAAGAGCACATTGGCGCCGGAG GTTCATGAGGGCATTTCCCACTTCAACCTCTTTGAAAAAACTCTAAAGAAGGTTGAGTTTCCTGAAGAAAATGTCCTCCAAGCATTGCCTACTTTGAAATTTGGGCCATCTCTATTAACCAA GCTTGGTGTGCTGAGGACCCGTGCCCTGCTGTGCCTTCAGAACATGAGCAGTGCCCTGGAGCTGAAGGAGCTGGGGGGGGCCGAACTTCTCTATTCCACATGGGTGAAGTTAGCAATCACCGTCTTCCAGAACACTTGCCCAG AGACTGAGCTTCTGGAGGCAGCCACTGGGGCCATGCGTGCAATCATAGACCGACTCagacaggaccagtgtgacatcttGGCTTCAATATCACAAGATGAACTGAAG TCAATATTTCAAGCTGGTGTGTCATGCCCCATTGCAACTGTGAGAGCCAATGTAACACGCATGGTGGGTGCGCTGGGCTGCCTGCTAGTCACTCAGACCCCAGAGAAGTCAGTCAGCTCTGGCAGTGTGTTCGAAGTGCTCAACACCACCACAGAGTTTTTGTTTAAG GTTGGTGCCCATGATGCAGAGCTGTGGGTGTCAGCTGAGGCCCTGGATGTCATCATTGATATGTATTCGGATGACAAGACAGACAGGCTGGCTCACCTTGTCCATCTGATAGACAGACTGAGGGGAATCCAGCCAGGCTTTAAGGCAAAG CACCACCAACAAAGAAAGAGACTTGGGGACCACCGGGCACTGGTGCTGACAGTGAGGGACAATCTGGGGGGCTTCATAAAGTACAAGGGGCCCAGAGCAGGAAAGTTCAGTAAAACCTAA
- the LOC127006620 gene encoding HEAT repeat-containing protein 3-like isoform X3, which translates to MGKIKQRRQLGQRYDPTGVSRRREDRAEGQTQSPSAGLRLVEEKITSVLAEERVCGLNTLASLALEEQGPACVVKTQLVAKASALLKDPSVEVRLAAAGALRNISAGGSDEVVEAMVQQEVLGPLADLLGDYRESWSSATTDLGQEASRDVDPMSNTFVHATHLLWNLCECSEEAMNVFNKEGLVHVLLRHLDPAVWGHTMALAVAECLLCVSENNPSAESVLLPVAEDLVGFISRPKEQPTDLHFATTVIGTLLNINYCTSGSNNFQLVLKVLATMLEPDPLPLVTQYASDSSGCGGTHLSMTPQELEHLILGQQLALEILSNICCPEDEDDWDECEDVPSGDEEEGMCEGEPMEDDASKSTLAPEVHEGISHFNLFEKTLKKVEFPEENVLQALPTLKFGPSLLTKLGVLRTRALLCLQNMSSALELKELGGAELLYSTWVKLAITVFQNTCPETELLEAATGAMRAIIDRLRQDQCDILASISQDELKSIFQAGVSCPIATVRANVTRMVGALGCLLVTQTPEKSVSSGSVFEVLNTTTEFLFKVGAHDAELWVSAEALDVIIDMYSDDKTDRLAHLVHLIDRLRGIQPGFKAKHHQQRKRLGDHRALVLTVRDNLGGFIKYKGPRAGKFSKT; encoded by the exons ATAACAAGTGTACTGGCTGAGGAGCGTGTGTGTGGCCTCAACACACTAGCGTCTCTTGCCCTGGAGGAGCAGGGCCCAGCCTGTGTGGTCAAAACACAGCTGGTGGCCAAGGCATCAGCCCTCCTCAAGGACCCGAGTGTAGAAGTCAGACTGGCAGCAGCTGGAGCCCTTCG GAACATCAGTGCTGGTGGGTCTGACGAGGTGGTGGAAGCAATGGTGCAGCAGGAGGTGTTGGGGCCACTGGCAGACTTGCTGGGTGACTACCGAGAGTCCTGGAGCTCTGCAACCACTGACCTGGGGCAGGAGGCATCACGAGATGTTGATCCCATGAGCAACACTTTCGTGCATGCCACTCACCTCCTCTGGAACCTGTG TGAGTGCAGTGAGGAAGCCATGAATGTATTCAACAAAGAGGGTTTGGTCCACGTCCTCCTGCGCCACCTTGACCCAGCCGTCTGGGGCCACACTATGGCTCTGGCAGTGGCTGAGTGTCTCCTGTGTGTGTCAGAGAACAACCCCAGTGCTGAATCAGTGTTGCTCCCTGTGGCAGAAGACCTCGTGGGCTTCATCTCCCGTCCCAAGGAGCAACCCACTGACTTGCATTTTGCTACCACAGTCATAG GAACACTGTTGAACATCAACTACTGTACTTCTGGGAGCAACAACTTCCAGCTGGTGTTGAAGGTGCTGGCCACTATGCTTGAGCCAGACCCACTGCCTCTGGTGACCCAGTATGCCAGTGACTCATCAGGCTGTGGTGGCACCCATCTCTCTATGACTCCACAGGAACTTGAACATCTCATTCTGGGGCAGCAGTTAGCACTTGAAATATTATCCAACATTTGCTGTCCAGAGG ATGAGGATGACTGGGATGAATGTGAAGATGTGCCGtcaggagatgaagaggaaggaatgtgtgAAGGGGAGCCCATGGAGGATGACGCGTCTAAGAGCACATTGGCGCCGGAG GTTCATGAGGGCATTTCCCACTTCAACCTCTTTGAAAAAACTCTAAAGAAGGTTGAGTTTCCTGAAGAAAATGTCCTCCAAGCATTGCCTACTTTGAAATTTGGGCCATCTCTATTAACCAA GCTTGGTGTGCTGAGGACCCGTGCCCTGCTGTGCCTTCAGAACATGAGCAGTGCCCTGGAGCTGAAGGAGCTGGGGGGGGCCGAACTTCTCTATTCCACATGGGTGAAGTTAGCAATCACCGTCTTCCAGAACACTTGCCCAG AGACTGAGCTTCTGGAGGCAGCCACTGGGGCCATGCGTGCAATCATAGACCGACTCagacaggaccagtgtgacatcttGGCTTCAATATCACAAGATGAACTGAAG TCAATATTTCAAGCTGGTGTGTCATGCCCCATTGCAACTGTGAGAGCCAATGTAACACGCATGGTGGGTGCGCTGGGCTGCCTGCTAGTCACTCAGACCCCAGAGAAGTCAGTCAGCTCTGGCAGTGTGTTCGAAGTGCTCAACACCACCACAGAGTTTTTGTTTAAG GTTGGTGCCCATGATGCAGAGCTGTGGGTGTCAGCTGAGGCCCTGGATGTCATCATTGATATGTATTCGGATGACAAGACAGACAGGCTGGCTCACCTTGTCCATCTGATAGACAGACTGAGGGGAATCCAGCCAGGCTTTAAGGCAAAG CACCACCAACAAAGAAAGAGACTTGGGGACCACCGGGCACTGGTGCTGACAGTGAGGGACAATCTGGGGGGCTTCATAAAGTACAAGGGGCCCAGAGCAGGAAAGTTCAGTAAAACCTAA
- the LOC127006620 gene encoding HEAT repeat-containing protein 3-like isoform X1 — MGKIKQRRQLGQRYDPTGVSRRREDRAEGQTQSPSAGLRLVEEKITSVLAEERVCGLNTLASLALEEQGPACVVKTQLVAKASALLKDPSVEVRLAAAGALRNISAGGSDEVVEAMVQQEVLGPLADLLGDYRESWSSATTDLGQEASRDVDPMSNTFVHATHLLWNLCECSEEAMNVFNKEGLVHVLLRHLDPAVWGHTMALAVAECLLCVSENNPSAESVLLPVAEDLVGFISRPKEQPTDLHFATTVIGTLLNINYCTSGSNNFQLVLKVLATMLEPDPLPLVTQYASDSSGCGGTHLSMTPQELEHLILGQQLALEILSNICCPEGEQKDFTYDHAFNCNSDEDDWDECEDVPSGDEEEGMCEGEPMEDDASKSTLAPEVHEGISHFNLFEKTLKKVEFPEENVLQALPTLKFGPSLLTKLGVLRTRALLCLQNMSSALELKELGGAELLYSTWVKLAITVFQNTCPETELLEAATGAMRAIIDRLRQDQCDILASISQDELKSIFQAGVSCPIATVRANVTRMVGALGCLLVTQTPEKSVSSGSVFEVLNTTTEFLFKVGAHDAELWVSAEALDVIIDMYSDDKTDRLAHLVHLIDRLRGIQPGFKAKHHQQRKRLGDHRALVLTVRDNLGGFIKYKGPRAGKFSKT, encoded by the exons ATAACAAGTGTACTGGCTGAGGAGCGTGTGTGTGGCCTCAACACACTAGCGTCTCTTGCCCTGGAGGAGCAGGGCCCAGCCTGTGTGGTCAAAACACAGCTGGTGGCCAAGGCATCAGCCCTCCTCAAGGACCCGAGTGTAGAAGTCAGACTGGCAGCAGCTGGAGCCCTTCG GAACATCAGTGCTGGTGGGTCTGACGAGGTGGTGGAAGCAATGGTGCAGCAGGAGGTGTTGGGGCCACTGGCAGACTTGCTGGGTGACTACCGAGAGTCCTGGAGCTCTGCAACCACTGACCTGGGGCAGGAGGCATCACGAGATGTTGATCCCATGAGCAACACTTTCGTGCATGCCACTCACCTCCTCTGGAACCTGTG TGAGTGCAGTGAGGAAGCCATGAATGTATTCAACAAAGAGGGTTTGGTCCACGTCCTCCTGCGCCACCTTGACCCAGCCGTCTGGGGCCACACTATGGCTCTGGCAGTGGCTGAGTGTCTCCTGTGTGTGTCAGAGAACAACCCCAGTGCTGAATCAGTGTTGCTCCCTGTGGCAGAAGACCTCGTGGGCTTCATCTCCCGTCCCAAGGAGCAACCCACTGACTTGCATTTTGCTACCACAGTCATAG GAACACTGTTGAACATCAACTACTGTACTTCTGGGAGCAACAACTTCCAGCTGGTGTTGAAGGTGCTGGCCACTATGCTTGAGCCAGACCCACTGCCTCTGGTGACCCAGTATGCCAGTGACTCATCAGGCTGTGGTGGCACCCATCTCTCTATGACTCCACAGGAACTTGAACATCTCATTCTGGGGCAGCAGTTAGCACTTGAAATATTATCCAACATTTGCTGTCCAGAGGGTGAGCAAAAAGACTTCACTTATGATCATG CTTTCAACTGTAATTCAGATGAGGATGACTGGGATGAATGTGAAGATGTGCCGtcaggagatgaagaggaaggaatgtgtgAAGGGGAGCCCATGGAGGATGACGCGTCTAAGAGCACATTGGCGCCGGAG GTTCATGAGGGCATTTCCCACTTCAACCTCTTTGAAAAAACTCTAAAGAAGGTTGAGTTTCCTGAAGAAAATGTCCTCCAAGCATTGCCTACTTTGAAATTTGGGCCATCTCTATTAACCAA GCTTGGTGTGCTGAGGACCCGTGCCCTGCTGTGCCTTCAGAACATGAGCAGTGCCCTGGAGCTGAAGGAGCTGGGGGGGGCCGAACTTCTCTATTCCACATGGGTGAAGTTAGCAATCACCGTCTTCCAGAACACTTGCCCAG AGACTGAGCTTCTGGAGGCAGCCACTGGGGCCATGCGTGCAATCATAGACCGACTCagacaggaccagtgtgacatcttGGCTTCAATATCACAAGATGAACTGAAG TCAATATTTCAAGCTGGTGTGTCATGCCCCATTGCAACTGTGAGAGCCAATGTAACACGCATGGTGGGTGCGCTGGGCTGCCTGCTAGTCACTCAGACCCCAGAGAAGTCAGTCAGCTCTGGCAGTGTGTTCGAAGTGCTCAACACCACCACAGAGTTTTTGTTTAAG GTTGGTGCCCATGATGCAGAGCTGTGGGTGTCAGCTGAGGCCCTGGATGTCATCATTGATATGTATTCGGATGACAAGACAGACAGGCTGGCTCACCTTGTCCATCTGATAGACAGACTGAGGGGAATCCAGCCAGGCTTTAAGGCAAAG CACCACCAACAAAGAAAGAGACTTGGGGACCACCGGGCACTGGTGCTGACAGTGAGGGACAATCTGGGGGGCTTCATAAAGTACAAGGGGCCCAGAGCAGGAAAGTTCAGTAAAACCTAA